The Deinococcus cellulosilyticus NBRC 106333 = KACC 11606 genome has a window encoding:
- the mnmD gene encoding tRNA (5-methylaminomethyl-2-thiouridine)(34)-methyltransferase MnmD, with the protein MIEKTPDGSLTVFSAKYQQHYHSSHGAQTQAQVVYLQGSQTHLHPSPRVLEVGFGVAMNFLTTLQDAVARNVPLHYLAYEFDPIPVEVLREYTHAHPMFEHSVWQQILQVWGQSFQVTEGQITVEVQVEDVTVADFPSDWATGFYLDGFSIAVNPEVWTPEFCRKVASSMQVGAHLATYSAAGAVRRALQNAGLQVTKHRGLTGKREFVTAEKVAK; encoded by the coding sequence ATGATCGAAAAAACCCCTGATGGCAGCCTGACCGTGTTCAGTGCGAAATACCAGCAGCATTACCATTCCAGCCATGGTGCCCAGACCCAGGCACAGGTGGTGTACCTGCAGGGCTCCCAGACCCACCTGCACCCTTCACCCAGGGTGCTCGAAGTCGGCTTCGGTGTGGCCATGAATTTTCTGACCACACTGCAGGATGCAGTGGCCAGAAATGTACCTCTGCACTATCTTGCATACGAATTTGATCCCATTCCAGTGGAGGTGCTGCGAGAATACACCCACGCTCACCCCATGTTCGAGCATTCCGTCTGGCAGCAGATCTTGCAGGTCTGGGGGCAGAGTTTCCAGGTCACAGAAGGCCAGATCACTGTGGAGGTGCAGGTGGAGGATGTTACCGTGGCAGACTTCCCTTCCGACTGGGCCACTGGTTTTTACCTGGATGGCTTTTCCATTGCTGTGAACCCTGAGGTCTGGACCCCGGAATTCTGCAGGAAAGTGGCCTCCAGCATGCAGGTGGGCGCACATCTGGCCACATACAGCGCTGCTGGAGCGGTCAGGCGCGCCTTGCAGAACGCAGGTCTCCAGGTGACCAAGCATCGGGGATTGACCGGAAAACGGGAATTTGTCACGGC